A window of the Mesoplasma florum L1 genome harbors these coding sequences:
- a CDS encoding DnaD domain protein produces MNILNRKYLIHWSKELSKIDHEVLFNLYQPIIGSSAIGLYNTLILESNWSKKLNSSPFTLERIALITASPEKQLKKNLGKLSKLKLIKCFKSKKSGNMAIVVNLPLSPKQFFENQATRGWLLKKVGEENFELAHLQFKNKEFNIDDLDYEVEDMFENNEDNELDLIDIEQAVETIKKDVYICDEMLNLFELNNILTKKGVLIEFNESVKSNLDALLLKKEFSIEFIAELLVNHYKKSIKEIDWIALNIEFKAISKEFIRKTFGNDLSDDDINIINSFNSTEWLTFYNKCMDVEADQNVIDIISSLKTKYNLSDGILNCLISYSYLKNNKKFIYNYVVKIVESLKNKQISTTKELYTYLKNVSKKTDKNTEDQNYTYANQQTTEFVMEQNIDIEW; encoded by the coding sequence ATGAACATTTTGAATCGTAAGTATTTAATTCACTGATCAAAAGAATTATCAAAAATTGATCATGAAGTTCTTTTTAATTTATACCAGCCCATCATAGGTTCATCAGCCATTGGACTATATAATACTTTAATATTAGAAAGCAACTGAAGTAAAAAATTGAATTCGTCACCTTTTACTTTAGAAAGAATAGCATTAATAACAGCATCACCTGAAAAACAGTTAAAGAAAAATTTAGGGAAACTTTCAAAACTAAAATTGATTAAATGTTTTAAATCTAAAAAAAGTGGAAACATGGCAATTGTAGTAAACTTACCGTTGTCTCCAAAGCAATTCTTTGAGAATCAAGCCACAAGAGGATGACTGCTAAAAAAAGTTGGTGAAGAAAACTTTGAACTAGCACATTTACAATTTAAAAATAAAGAATTTAATATTGATGATCTAGATTATGAAGTTGAAGATATGTTTGAAAACAATGAAGATAACGAATTAGATTTAATTGATATTGAACAAGCTGTTGAAACAATAAAAAAAGATGTTTATATTTGTGATGAAATGCTTAACCTATTTGAATTAAATAACATTTTGACAAAAAAAGGTGTTTTAATAGAATTTAATGAAAGCGTAAAATCAAATTTAGATGCTCTCCTACTAAAAAAAGAATTTAGTATAGAATTTATAGCTGAACTATTAGTAAATCACTATAAAAAGTCAATTAAAGAAATTGATTGAATAGCTTTAAATATTGAGTTTAAAGCTATATCAAAAGAATTTATAAGAAAAACTTTTGGAAACGATTTATCAGATGATGACATAAATATTATTAACAGTTTCAATTCTACAGAATGACTTACATTCTATAATAAATGTATGGACGTTGAAGCAGATCAAAATGTTATTGATATCATTAGTTCACTTAAAACAAAATACAACTTATCTGATGGAATATTAAACTGTTTGATTAGTTATTCATACTTGAAAAATAATAAAAAATTTATTTATAACTATGTTGTAAAAATAGTTGAATCTTTAAAAAACAAACAAATTTCTACAACAAAAGAACTTTATACATATTTAAAAAATGTTAGCAAAAAAACTGATAAAAATACTGAAGATCAAAATTATACATATGCTAACCAGCAAACAACAGAATTCGTAATGGAACAAAATATAGATATAGAATGGTAG
- a CDS encoding chromosome segregation ATPase, whose product MILMSTLSNKPTALLIVGIVFVVISILGLLATLITLVLYKKTVEYTYESSRKLTYVDSSPLLKKIIIIYRIYIKNKDNRNLESTFYIMLRNYYNIFAERFVTLATETAEMFNENSYNPKPTIRNYLKAKKIFYRAEILHADTVDVINNIEQILEMQKIARDWYINVIEETNNIKSLIKAGNGSTNDTWSPNGLNSNFFNNLNLYIESAGLDIKNAKYNEAISNLKDAYEIISRLILILDDTEKIVYLIDYQLKNKLEEIRSSIFESTAGSELQKNNKKSQFNSISGFYANWVKTIKREIYSINIEKAYENSRRLLSQICLFEINMKYETSIKQFIESSQKVIKNAFSSISNEVVALKDIRNLNKKFGTNNNINSIKSRIFSVEQTIKDQEERYINLLNEFALSETSVQKLHYAKQGSNLMDIISKIFLSFENLRLIRAQLTSQEEIINEIQSRNISLKKVLVVMEVMIAKNPSISVLKTYQEQINNGFKILEKSEKNVRVYPDTFLSRPVFDEMIEYLDGKIVSFAILKNDMASTIYLAKLAEVSLSYLNRFGGIESIDKNIAKSLEKLKQENYTECLKDNVLILNKLNSQNIAVS is encoded by the coding sequence ATGATATTAATGTCAACATTATCAAATAAACCGACAGCTTTATTAATAGTTGGTATTGTGTTTGTTGTGATTTCAATATTAGGTTTATTAGCAACCTTGATTACCCTTGTATTGTATAAAAAAACAGTTGAATATACATATGAAAGTTCAAGAAAATTAACATATGTTGATTCTTCACCTTTACTTAAAAAAATTATAATTATTTACAGAATATATATTAAAAATAAAGATAACAGAAATTTAGAAAGTACGTTTTATATTATGCTAAGGAATTATTACAATATCTTTGCAGAAAGATTTGTTACTTTAGCTACTGAAACAGCAGAGATGTTCAATGAAAATAGTTATAACCCTAAACCAACAATTAGAAACTACTTAAAAGCTAAAAAAATTTTTTATAGAGCTGAAATACTACATGCTGATACAGTTGACGTAATAAATAACATAGAACAAATTCTTGAAATGCAAAAAATTGCAAGAGACTGATATATAAATGTAATAGAAGAAACAAACAATATTAAATCATTAATAAAAGCAGGAAATGGTTCAACAAATGATACATGAAGCCCAAATGGTTTAAACTCAAACTTTTTTAATAACTTAAATCTTTACATAGAATCAGCTGGTCTAGATATCAAAAATGCAAAATATAACGAAGCAATTTCAAACTTAAAAGATGCTTATGAAATAATTTCAAGGTTGATATTAATTTTGGATGATACTGAAAAAATTGTTTATCTTATCGATTATCAATTAAAAAATAAATTAGAAGAAATTAGAAGTTCTATTTTTGAAAGTACAGCAGGAAGTGAATTACAAAAAAATAACAAAAAATCACAGTTTAATTCAATTTCAGGATTTTACGCAAATTGAGTTAAAACAATTAAAAGAGAAATTTATTCTATAAATATTGAAAAAGCATACGAAAACTCAAGAAGACTTTTATCTCAAATATGTTTATTTGAAATAAATATGAAATATGAAACATCAATAAAACAATTCATAGAATCTAGTCAAAAAGTGATTAAAAATGCATTTTCTTCAATTTCAAATGAAGTTGTTGCTCTTAAGGATATTAGAAATCTAAATAAAAAGTTTGGTACAAACAATAATATAAATTCAATCAAATCAAGAATTTTTTCTGTGGAACAAACAATCAAAGATCAGGAAGAAAGATACATAAATTTATTAAATGAATTTGCATTAAGCGAAACTTCTGTTCAAAAGTTACACTATGCAAAACAGGGTTCAAATTTAATGGACATAATATCTAAAATATTTTTATCTTTTGAAAATTTACGATTAATTAGAGCACAATTGACTTCACAAGAAGAAATAATTAATGAAATACAATCAAGAAATATAAGTTTAAAAAAAGTATTAGTTGTTATGGAAGTAATGATTGCTAAAAATCCAAGCATTTCAGTTTTAAAAACATACCAAGAACAAATTAACAATGGATTTAAAATACTAGAAAAATCAGAGAAAAACGTAAGAGTATATCCAGACACATTTTTATCAAGACCTGTATTTGATGAAATGATTGAGTACTTAGACGGAAAAATTGTTAGTTTCGCAATTTTAAAAAATGATATGGCTTCAACAATATATCTTGCTAAATTAGCAGAAGTCAGTTTGTCATACCTAAATCGTTTCGGCGGAATAGAATCAATTGATAAAAATATTGCTAAATCATTAGAAAAGTTAAAGCAAGAAAACTATACAGAATGTTTAAAAGATAATGTTTTAATTTTGAATAAATTAAATTCTCAAAATATAGCAGTTAGTTAA
- the thiI gene encoding tRNA uracil 4-sulfurtransferase ThiI: protein MKSILVRYGELTLKGNNKHMFISKLLDNIKYKLKKFDQSKIKFIKDNNSLVIDAEEEILEDVLEELKTVFGIYSLSVIEKCEKDLDKIAEKIIEIAKKSEYKRFKLEITRKDKSFPMTSADLKLALAPMVLKAVDNLIVDVHNPDLKIEVLVKKDGIQIFSKRIQGLKGLPVGVSGKGLSLLSGGIDSPVASFLTMKRGMHVDFIHFMTPPHTSPEALDKVFELAKIVSKYNSKKFNLYVCDFSMLLQELQHMPEESYKITIMRRMFMRIANKLAKQNGQEALITGESLGQVASQTIQSIDVINSTSELPILRPVLTYDKEEIILISKFIKSYETSILPFDDACSLFVPKQPVTKPKKWMAEQQENAILWNELLDYTMENKIQKFVFWNGSFTEEINKED, encoded by the coding sequence ATGAAAAGTATATTAGTAAGATATGGTGAGTTAACATTAAAAGGGAATAATAAACATATGTTTATTAGCAAACTTTTGGATAACATAAAATATAAATTAAAAAAATTTGATCAATCAAAAATTAAATTTATTAAAGATAATAATTCATTAGTTATTGATGCAGAAGAAGAAATATTAGAAGATGTTCTTGAAGAATTAAAAACAGTTTTTGGTATATATTCATTATCAGTGATTGAAAAATGTGAAAAAGATTTAGATAAAATTGCTGAAAAAATCATTGAGATAGCCAAAAAATCTGAATATAAAAGATTTAAACTAGAAATTACAAGAAAAGATAAAAGTTTTCCAATGACAAGTGCAGACTTAAAGTTAGCACTAGCTCCAATGGTTCTTAAGGCTGTGGATAATCTTATTGTTGATGTTCATAATCCGGATTTGAAAATTGAAGTGCTTGTTAAAAAAGATGGTATTCAAATTTTTTCAAAAAGAATACAAGGATTAAAAGGATTGCCTGTAGGTGTTAGTGGCAAAGGACTTTCATTATTAAGCGGTGGAATAGATTCACCTGTTGCTTCTTTCTTAACAATGAAAAGAGGTATGCATGTTGATTTCATCCATTTTATGACACCACCGCATACTTCTCCAGAAGCTTTAGATAAAGTATTTGAACTTGCAAAAATTGTTTCAAAATATAATTCAAAGAAATTTAATCTTTATGTTTGTGATTTTTCAATGTTATTGCAAGAACTACAACATATGCCAGAAGAAAGCTACAAAATAACAATTATGAGAAGAATGTTTATGCGTATAGCTAACAAATTAGCCAAACAAAATGGGCAAGAAGCCTTAATAACAGGTGAAAGTTTAGGACAAGTTGCTTCTCAAACAATTCAAAGTATAGATGTAATAAATTCAACAAGTGAACTGCCTATTTTAAGACCAGTTCTAACATACGATAAAGAAGAAATTATATTAATTTCTAAATTTATTAAATCTTATGAGACATCTATTTTGCCTTTTGATGATGCATGTTCATTATTTGTACCAAAACAACCAGTTACAAAACCTAAAAAATGAATGGCTGAACAGCAAGAAAATGCTATTCTATGAAATGAACTATTGGATTATACAATGGAAAATAAAATACAAAAATTTGTTTTTTGAAATGGGAGTTTCACAGAAGAAATCAACAAGGAGGATTAA
- the polA gene encoding DNA polymerase I yields MKKILLVDGNSLLFRAYYASAYAGPVLKTTTGIPTNAIFSFANMLTSLISDRNYYDVKVAFDKSKKTFRHDKLENYKAGRSATPEDLIPQFQIVREFLDSSNISWWEKENYEADDLIGTMSKIIENNFSEFEVEILTSDKDMFQLISDKTKILLPKTGTSNLELFGEAELLEKWEVAPKNVVDLKGLMGDPSDNLKGVEGVGEKTAIKLLKEFQTIEGIYENIDSISGKLQEKLINGKDSAILCKEIATINCEVEIENLVFEPINLNLNGLINFLEKYEMNSLVKRLSTRVGNINGKDEQINKEEIKFNQLKKWNNEFSCETNFLYIESIDENYHKGQILGLAICNEKGFFYLNDIINDLELEQFFLNDNFKKNTYDIKKTVTLLRNNNIKFSFSSFTYDAMIASYVLNPNVTSRIQNLANIVETELFVEEDELFYGKGVKQNKEIDTASKAKFIVGKLELLYSTHKPIINLLKENNQFNLYEKIELPLVEVLFNMEQKGILIDKVELDKQTARTLFLIEELEEKMKVILKDQISENFNFGSPKQIKELLFDQIGLPSNKKQSTDKEALEKIIHLHPVINLLLEHRKLNKLYSTYLRGFEKFIFDDNKVHTIFNQTLTNTGRLSSSEPNIQNISVKDELQREARKIFISNNDTKFFSFDYSQIELRVLAQLGQEDTLLNIFKNDRDVHAEAARKIFKLEENEEITSDQRRIAKVFNFGIIYGLSDFGLSNDLKISIPEAKRFIDDYYLSFPKLMTYKNSLINQATVNGYAETYANRRRIVNELASSNFMVKNFGNRIAVNMPIQGTAADILKVAMNNIHKEFRENNLKSFMTAQIHDEIIFEIFESEESLAVKIVEECMQNAFIDLSKIVQKEEQPIEVKLEVNKSKGNNWFELK; encoded by the coding sequence ATGAAGAAAATTTTATTAGTAGATGGAAACTCATTATTATTTAGAGCATATTATGCAAGTGCATACGCAGGACCAGTTTTAAAAACAACAACCGGTATACCAACAAATGCAATTTTTTCTTTTGCGAATATGCTAACTAGTTTAATAAGTGATAGAAACTATTATGATGTAAAAGTAGCTTTTGATAAATCAAAGAAAACTTTCAGACATGATAAGTTAGAAAATTATAAAGCAGGAAGATCAGCAACTCCTGAAGACTTAATTCCCCAATTTCAAATTGTTAGAGAATTTTTAGATTCATCAAATATTTCTTGATGAGAAAAAGAAAACTATGAAGCTGATGATTTAATTGGAACCATGTCAAAAATTATAGAAAATAATTTTAGTGAATTTGAAGTTGAAATATTAACTAGTGATAAAGATATGTTTCAATTGATTAGTGATAAAACAAAAATATTATTACCAAAAACCGGAACATCAAATCTAGAATTATTTGGAGAAGCAGAATTATTAGAAAAATGAGAAGTAGCTCCAAAAAATGTTGTTGATTTAAAAGGTCTTATGGGTGATCCTTCAGATAATCTTAAAGGAGTTGAAGGTGTTGGTGAGAAAACTGCAATTAAATTATTAAAAGAATTCCAAACTATAGAAGGAATATATGAAAATATTGATTCTATATCAGGTAAATTACAAGAAAAACTTATTAACGGAAAAGACTCAGCAATTTTATGTAAAGAAATAGCAACAATAAATTGTGAAGTAGAAATAGAAAATTTGGTTTTTGAACCAATAAATTTAAATCTAAATGGACTTATTAATTTTTTAGAAAAATATGAAATGAATTCATTAGTAAAAAGATTATCTACTAGAGTTGGCAATATTAACGGAAAAGATGAACAAATTAACAAAGAAGAAATAAAGTTTAATCAATTAAAAAAATGAAATAATGAATTTTCTTGTGAAACAAACTTTTTATATATTGAATCAATAGATGAAAATTATCATAAAGGACAAATATTAGGATTAGCTATTTGTAATGAAAAAGGGTTCTTTTACTTAAATGACATAATAAATGATTTAGAGCTTGAACAATTTTTCTTAAATGATAATTTTAAAAAAAATACTTATGACATTAAGAAAACAGTAACTCTTTTAAGAAACAATAATATAAAATTTTCGTTTTCTAGTTTTACTTATGATGCAATGATTGCTTCTTATGTTTTAAATCCTAATGTAACTTCTAGAATTCAAAATTTAGCTAATATAGTAGAAACAGAATTATTTGTTGAGGAAGACGAACTTTTCTATGGTAAAGGTGTAAAACAAAATAAAGAAATAGATACTGCATCAAAAGCAAAATTTATTGTTGGAAAGTTAGAATTACTTTATTCAACACACAAACCAATAATAAATTTATTGAAAGAAAATAACCAATTTAATCTATACGAAAAAATCGAGCTTCCTTTGGTTGAAGTTTTATTTAATATGGAACAAAAAGGTATTTTAATTGATAAAGTTGAATTAGATAAGCAAACAGCAAGGACACTTTTTTTAATTGAAGAATTAGAAGAGAAAATGAAAGTTATATTAAAAGATCAAATAAGCGAAAATTTTAACTTTGGTTCGCCAAAACAAATTAAAGAATTATTATTTGATCAAATTGGTTTACCATCAAATAAAAAACAAAGTACAGATAAAGAAGCTTTAGAAAAAATAATACATTTACACCCAGTTATAAATTTATTATTAGAACATAGAAAATTAAATAAACTATATTCAACATATCTTAGAGGTTTTGAAAAATTTATTTTTGATGATAATAAAGTTCACACTATATTTAATCAAACGCTTACTAATACAGGAAGATTGTCTTCATCTGAACCGAATATTCAAAATATATCTGTTAAGGATGAATTACAAAGAGAAGCCCGTAAAATATTTATTTCTAATAATGATACAAAGTTTTTTAGTTTTGATTATTCTCAAATTGAACTTAGAGTTTTGGCCCAGTTAGGACAAGAAGATACTTTATTAAATATTTTTAAGAATGATAGAGATGTTCATGCTGAAGCAGCTAGAAAAATATTTAAATTAGAAGAAAATGAAGAAATTACAAGTGATCAAAGAAGAATAGCCAAAGTCTTTAACTTTGGAATTATATATGGTCTAAGTGACTTTGGGTTAAGTAATGACTTGAAAATATCAATTCCTGAAGCCAAAAGATTTATTGATGATTATTATCTTTCATTTCCAAAACTTATGACATATAAGAATAGTTTAATAAATCAAGCAACTGTTAATGGATATGCTGAAACTTACGCAAACAGAAGAAGAATTGTTAATGAATTGGCGTCTTCGAATTTCATGGTAAAAAACTTTGGAAATAGAATAGCTGTAAATATGCCAATTCAAGGGACTGCTGCTGATATATTAAAAGTAGCAATGAATAATATACATAAAGAATTTAGGGAAAATAATCTTAAAAGTTTTATGACTGCACAAATTCATGATGAAATCATTTTTGAAATTTTTGAAAGCGAAGAATCACTAGCAGTCAAAATAGTTGAAGAATGCATGCAAAATGCTTTTATTGATTTATCAAAAATAGTTCAAAAAGAAGAACAACCAATAGAAGTTAAACTTGAAGTTAACAAGTCAAAAGGTAATAATTGGTTTGAGTTAAAATAA
- the mutM gene encoding DNA-formamidopyrimidine glycosylase, translating to MPELPEVRTVAVFLNKRIVNTTILKAECFFEKMIWRNEVKDFYKSVLNQKILKVSNYGKYLMFELSNQIIISHLRMEGKWSISKKEIDIYNANHLRLQFELSNGEYLKYYDSRKFGTIEIWDKKNYKQKSGMDKLGPEPLNSQPSFEYLKEKAIKSNSLIKAFILDQSVLCGIGNIYANEILFAAGINPERITKTLTDEELKKIIMFSNAILEKAISLKGTSIHSYKSGDGETGQFQHELKVHLRKDEKCFVCGTKILKKQVAGRGTYFCAKCQH from the coding sequence ATGCCAGAACTACCAGAGGTTAGAACGGTTGCTGTTTTTTTAAATAAAAGAATAGTCAATACAACAATTTTAAAAGCAGAATGTTTTTTTGAAAAAATGATTTGAAGAAATGAAGTTAAAGACTTTTATAAAAGTGTTTTAAATCAAAAAATATTGAAAGTTTCAAATTATGGAAAATATTTAATGTTTGAACTTTCAAATCAAATTATTATTAGTCATTTGAGAATGGAAGGCAAATGAAGCATTTCAAAAAAAGAAATAGATATTTATAATGCAAACCATTTAAGATTGCAATTTGAGCTATCAAATGGTGAATATTTAAAATATTATGATTCTAGAAAATTTGGAACAATTGAAATTTGAGATAAAAAAAATTATAAACAAAAAAGTGGAATGGATAAATTAGGTCCAGAGCCATTAAATAGTCAACCTTCTTTTGAATATCTAAAAGAAAAAGCAATTAAATCTAATTCCTTAATTAAGGCTTTTATATTAGATCAAAGTGTTCTTTGTGGAATTGGTAATATATATGCAAACGAAATTTTATTTGCTGCAGGTATTAATCCAGAAAGAATAACAAAAACATTAACAGATGAAGAACTTAAAAAAATTATCATGTTTTCTAATGCAATATTAGAAAAAGCTATCAGTTTAAAGGGGACTTCAATTCATAGTTATAAATCTGGGGATGGCGAAACTGGTCAATTCCAACATGAATTAAAAGTGCACTTAAGAAAAGACGAAAAATGCTTTGTTTGCGGAACAAAGATATTAAAAAAACAAGTTGCAGGTCGCGGAACATACTTTTGTGCAAAATGTCAACACTAG
- the dnaE gene encoding DNA polymerase III subunit alpha — protein MSNFIPLINVRSVYNFQESLIKINDYISFAKNEGFKHLFYCENKTMYGVAEFFQKALKENIKPIIGLSIELNDKKIITLIPKNKAAYKYTCIISSNLNEDVKLNDEEIFDLLKKYVDNNSFLITNVDNKNEFFNNAEIINTNDKKIFFNPIRYISDDEQDLYKGLFALKNNLTSTEANKIYKINEAYPYADEISQIFPNSEEIGKYISDNVNLNIFEDNEKHMAKFIAPDNMPSFSYLKQKCLAGLQHYFKNVKHEPIKEEYIQRLNHELSIIEKTGFADYFLIVHDYVSFARRNDIIVGPGRGSAAGSLVSFLLRITTIDPIEYNLLFERFLNPERITMPDIDIDFQDNRRDEVIEYLFEKYGKYNVATIVTYQTIAFKSAFRDACRIYQIDMNLVNLITKSLTDDYLSFDEILKTQKLIKEYSEKAEFKNIFKLVEKLIGCPRQTGTHAAGIIISDTDLRNVLPIRQGLNGIYQTQFDMNYLEDIGLIKMDLLGLRNLTTLKEILDLVKKNHNEDFTLSKIDLNDAKTFKILREGNTTGIFQLESQGMTNLIIDMKVNNINDISAASSLYRPGPQEMIPDYINNKNNRRVSLIDKSLANILLPTYGVIVYQEQVMQILQLVGNFSLGKADIVRRAMGKKQIEYMMEVKDEFINNAMANNYSNEKAVAIWNWIEQFAKYGFNKSHAIAYSYIGYWLAWFKAHYPAEFYTALLNGVVGNPSKTSRYIKEVKQFGIEVIKPSVKPAISKKLEDTIKLNYTSSENRIYMPLTLIKGIGRDFIATLNKVYEEHSNLFDDLNNFFFYMKNKGLNESNYTLLAKAGSFDCFGYNKSTMVANKDFIFSAMMAFNENISLDKQTKIENLFEEELNEEVESSYEKEVFGFYISSNPLTKLKNENAFFKPNDIIKLVENMNDVNIIGQISGIRVIKDKNQKNMAFVTVFDDTESIDLTVFSSNFENLQYDLVTNKNYVLKIRTQKYKNKITGILESIVKPV, from the coding sequence ATGTCAAATTTCATACCCCTAATAAATGTGCGTAGTGTTTATAATTTTCAAGAGTCATTAATAAAAATTAATGACTATATTTCTTTTGCGAAAAATGAAGGATTTAAACATTTATTTTATTGCGAAAATAAAACTATGTATGGGGTAGCTGAATTTTTTCAAAAAGCCTTAAAAGAAAACATTAAGCCTATTATTGGATTATCTATTGAATTAAATGATAAAAAAATAATTACTTTAATTCCAAAAAATAAAGCAGCTTATAAATACACATGTATTATTTCTTCGAATTTAAATGAAGATGTTAAATTGAATGATGAAGAAATTTTTGATCTTTTAAAAAAATATGTTGATAATAATTCTTTTTTGATAACTAACGTTGATAATAAAAATGAATTTTTTAATAATGCAGAAATTATAAATACAAATGATAAAAAAATATTTTTTAACCCTATAAGATATATTTCTGATGATGAACAAGATCTTTATAAAGGTCTTTTTGCTTTAAAAAACAATTTAACAAGTACAGAAGCAAATAAGATATACAAAATCAATGAAGCATATCCATATGCAGATGAAATATCTCAAATTTTTCCTAATTCTGAAGAAATAGGTAAATATATTAGTGATAATGTTAATCTTAATATTTTTGAAGATAATGAGAAACATATGGCAAAATTTATAGCGCCTGATAATATGCCTAGTTTTTCATATCTTAAACAAAAATGTTTAGCAGGATTACAACATTATTTCAAAAATGTTAAACATGAACCAATTAAAGAAGAATATATTCAAAGATTAAATCATGAATTAAGCATTATTGAAAAAACTGGTTTTGCAGATTACTTCTTGATAGTTCATGACTATGTTTCTTTTGCTAGAAGAAATGACATAATTGTTGGCCCTGGTAGGGGTAGTGCAGCAGGTAGCTTAGTATCCTTTTTATTAAGAATCACAACGATTGACCCAATTGAATATAATTTACTTTTTGAAAGATTCTTAAATCCTGAGCGTATTACAATGCCAGATATTGATATAGATTTTCAAGATAATAGAAGAGATGAAGTTATTGAGTATTTATTTGAGAAATACGGAAAATATAATGTTGCAACAATAGTTACTTATCAAACAATCGCATTTAAATCAGCTTTTAGAGATGCTTGTAGAATTTATCAAATTGATATGAATTTGGTTAATCTTATAACAAAATCCCTAACAGATGATTATTTAAGTTTTGATGAAATACTTAAAACGCAAAAATTAATAAAAGAATATAGTGAAAAAGCTGAATTTAAAAATATCTTTAAACTTGTTGAAAAATTAATAGGTTGCCCTAGACAAACAGGTACACATGCTGCAGGTATAATAATAAGTGATACTGATTTGAGAAATGTTTTACCTATCAGACAAGGATTAAATGGAATATATCAAACTCAATTTGATATGAATTATTTAGAAGATATAGGCTTGATCAAAATGGATTTATTGGGATTAAGAAATTTAACTACATTAAAAGAAATTTTAGATCTTGTAAAGAAAAATCACAATGAAGATTTTACACTTTCAAAAATTGATTTAAATGACGCTAAAACATTTAAAATTCTTAGAGAAGGAAATACAACAGGTATATTTCAACTAGAATCGCAAGGTATGACTAATTTAATAATTGATATGAAAGTTAATAATATAAATGATATTTCCGCAGCTTCTTCTTTATACAGACCTGGTCCGCAAGAAATGATACCAGATTACATAAACAACAAGAATAATAGAAGAGTGTCTTTAATTGATAAAAGTCTGGCAAATATCTTATTACCAACCTATGGTGTGATTGTATATCAAGAACAAGTTATGCAAATACTACAATTAGTAGGAAATTTTTCATTAGGTAAAGCTGATATTGTAAGAAGAGCAATGGGTAAAAAACAAATTGAATATATGATGGAAGTCAAAGATGAATTTATTAATAATGCAATGGCAAATAATTATTCAAATGAAAAAGCTGTTGCGATTTGAAACTGAATTGAACAATTTGCAAAATATGGTTTTAACAAATCACATGCAATAGCATATTCTTACATTGGTTATTGATTGGCTTGATTTAAAGCACATTATCCAGCTGAATTTTATACAGCACTATTAAATGGTGTAGTTGGTAATCCAAGCAAAACTAGTAGATATATTAAAGAAGTAAAACAATTTGGCATAGAGGTTATTAAACCATCTGTGAAGCCTGCAATAAGCAAAAAACTTGAAGACACAATAAAATTAAATTACACAAGTTCAGAAAATAGAATTTACATGCCTCTTACTTTAATTAAGGGTATTGGTAGAGATTTTATAGCAACTCTAAATAAAGTTTATGAAGAACACTCAAATTTATTTGATGACTTAAATAATTTTTTCTTTTATATGAAAAATAAAGGTTTAAATGAGTCAAATTATACTTTATTAGCAAAAGCAGGAAGCTTTGATTGTTTTGGTTATAATAAATCAACTATGGTAGCTAATAAGGACTTTATTTTTAGTGCTATGATGGCGTTCAATGAAAATATATCATTAGATAAACAAACTAAAATAGAAAATTTATTTGAAGAAGAATTAAATGAAGAAGTTGAATCAAGTTATGAAAAGGAAGTTTTTGGTTTTTACATATCTTCAAACCCATTAACAAAATTAAAAAATGAAAATGCGTTTTTTAAACCAAATGACATTATTAAATTAGTTGAAAATATGAATGACGTAAATATAATTGGTCAAATTTCAGGAATTAGAGTTATTAAAGATAAGAATCAAAAAAATATGGCTTTTGTAACTGTTTTTGATGACACCGAATCAATTGACTTAACAGTATTTTCATCAAACTTTGAAAATTTACAATATGATTTAGTAACTAACAAAAATTACGTTTTAAAAATAAGAACGCAAAAATATAAGAACAAAATAACAGGAATACTTGAATCTATAGTTAAACCGGTTTAA